Within the Miscanthus floridulus cultivar M001 chromosome 17, ASM1932011v1, whole genome shotgun sequence genome, the region CCGTGCAATTACATGCGTACGGACGGTTGTATATAAAAAGAAAGAGGCGAAACAGTCCGCTTGTTTGCCAACCGTGCTGCCATCGTGATCTGCCGAACTTTCCTTCCATTCCATTCCGTCTGCATGCAATGCAAGAACCACTTGCCTGCGGGTCAATCTGTCACTGTACGACCTGCCACGGGCCTAGCCAACCAACCCCGGACCTACCACATGAATGCTCGAACCGACCATTGGGAGCTGAAAAAAGAGCAATCGGTACAGCTCGTTAAGAAACGAACAACCACTTCACAGCGAGAAATTTCGATGTCTGACCCTCAGCGGCCAGCAAAAACACCCGACACGGACAACGCAGTGGCAGCTCAAGCAGCTGGGGCAGCAGCACGACACGGCGCCACCTGCCGCGCACCGATCTCCATTGATGCGCCGTGGCACCGTGAGTGAGGCCCCCGGCAGATCAGCAGGAGCCAGGAGGCGAGGCGCACCGCACACCACCCAAGGAAAGGAAAAGGGTTTGTGCGATGAGTCAGCCAGACAGTGAGACAGCCACTCAGGTGGAGGTGGGTCATCGTCTCCTACCCTCGAGTCCTCGACGAACAAAACAGATGGATGGCCGCTTGCCCGCTTCGGGCTTCGGCCGTCCCCGCCTCCCCGGTCGGCGCGGCGGTCCTGGACGGGGGAGAGAGCATGAGCAAGCAGGCCAGACAGACAGCGCGGGCCCAGCACCGCCTCGAAAGGCTGAAAGGGAGGCGGCGCGTGCTGGGACCCCGCCACGTGATCGCAATCGCATAGGATCCTCTGCGTCCGCCGCAGAATTTAGTCGAACTGTAGCAGAAGAGATGCCGCAACGGAAGCCGGCTGGCTCATCATTCCGTCGTCATCGTCAGTACTCATAATCCGTATCCGGCGGCAGAAGATTTCGCAGGATCATTGCCGGGGAAAGAGGACGAGAGAAATGGGGGGTGCCCGGACTTGATCACGTGCATGTCCACCAAGGTCCTCCTATGTGGGTCAAAGAATTTGGATTTTTTCTGCGAAAAATAAAATTGGTTTCTATAAAATTTCTTAGGAAAGGAATCACGTTATAGTGTTTGCAATAAAGGAAAGTTGAGAAACAATAGTAGTGCACAACATATAGAAAATAAAACATCCACTGTAactcaaaaaaaatctttgctccCTCTCTCTATATGCTTGCTCatgtttttgtatttttttttctctatATGGGTCTGATTGGTTGGCTTCCAAAATATGTCGAGCCATGATTTTGGCTATTGTTTGATTTGCTAGCAAAACTTGCTAACCTCTCACATTTGGCTTGCCAAATTCATGACAAAATTTTTATCTAactttggcttgccaaatctttAGCATGACAAATTTTAGCCACAAACCGATCAGGCCCTATATTCCAAACAGCTCAAAATATTGAGTCCCGTGTTTTGAAATCTTATAGTTTTCACTATTAAATTAACTCTATCTTATTTGTGCGTTTTTTCTATTGCTCTGCTTTGTATTTCTTTGTTGCAAACAGTCCCTAATAATAATAGAGATATTAAGTTAATCTAACATTATTTTTATAAATATTGGGAGAGTTGCTATAGCTGTACCCGATATATCTTCTCCAATATTCATATTAAAGTGAACCCACGTATGTGTAGAAAAAATGACTTTAAAAAAGTGATGGTTGGGATGAGCCTCATGCTACTAGAGAGTTACAACTCTCCTTTATTTAAGAGGAGATGAGAAACATGTTGGCGGTCACTAAAAAAGAGGTATTTGGAGTCTGTTGGATTAAGAAAGAAACATGTTAGCTTTTAATGTTAGAAGTATTAGAAAAATGTTGGAGATGTTCTTATCTGAACGCAATTCAGCAATGCATCACAACGGAGCGACGTTTTCAAAGGCCTGTTTGAATGCAAaaacaaacaacatgtttaagttattcttaattaccACCTTAGACTAGCTAATGAGCTAGCGAGAATAACTACAGTCTCACTAAGGAGGTGAAAATAGTTTAGAtattgtcggtacagaaagtgaccaacaagtgaatatttgtagttttgccatacgttgtgatcgaaggtggcctagcactcaatgacacaggatttatactggttcaggcaacgtgccctacgtccagtttgggtcggttagtgactttattcatgagcccaggtgcttgaagtttgcagtggcGTTACAAAcgaggaggagaaagaagaggtgtacaggaggtccggtcgaaagggccaagagcgataggagctacgctatgagctaagtgttcaagcgtgtgcttggagtccgaacctggtggttctgtggtcgtgagctagtgaacttgatcggtgcttgttatcttcaagaagggctcttCCTCTGTTGGAGggggcgcgtccccttttatagataaaggagatggctttacaagtgagagagtgagggtacgtatgctaccgagccttgttgcccacacctatcgagccttgttgcccacgtcagtgggtacaagataatagtaggtgcctacaacactgttgatgtcactgttgaATGTGAGATGCATACGgaaggtcgtgctgcctttttcagagatggtggacgtcggtacctgcaaatattgtttgatgcctagaggcatatgaggagtctcgctatgttcacccggtacggtaaatcctgacgcccataccgctatcgatgcccagaggtacgtggggggtcttaccgtatgagagttttagcggcccctacaatactgtagagggagatgtcggcgcctataatactatttatgtcagggtggctgcagagtactgttccgtacagggtatggtccctggtacagtggttttaatttttgagccttgccttgcttttctccgcacgtcttctgattcctactgagcgggcgtccccggtcggatggctccagtcgactctgagtgcgctggtcggagaagagcggtgagcagggttcctgcgaacccgggtcggagtcgaaagtagtgttttgggccaagtcttccgatcggagaggccgtccggaggcggctggagtcgaagcgaacgctccggtcggagaggtgggtcgaagcTGCTGAtgagcgggcgctgttcctcttcggccagaccttccggtcggtgactggaccacCCTTCCGGCCTGTCgctttagactcttgggtcgagCCTTGACATAGAaaccggtccccgagggaccccgagtttatgaacccgacagatatTTTTCCAACTAATAGAAGGGCTTCGGTACCCTATAATGAAACATACTATTTGTAAATCCAAAAATTCAATATCCCTATTTATGTCCCAATACTCAaattagtgtgtgtgtgtgtgtgtgtatatatatatatatatatatatatatatatatatatatatatatatatatatatatatatatatataatcaacatcctTTCATATTTTATCCAAATTATTTGTAATTCAATTAATTCTACGAAATATTATAACTATCTTTATTCCTTACCCTAAATAACTGTCgtaaatttgtagaaaatacatgcaacatttgtatctctatatCAATGTATTACGAAAATAAATTCAACGATGTATTTAATAATATTAattttgtattataaatattacattaatattttcttatatatatttagttaaagttgtttATCGGAAAGCGAAAATGATATTTATTTAGTGAATGAGGGATTATATATACCTGTTCAAATCCAATCCGTTTATCGTGCTCCCTGGCCTTCAGCCCGTCACCCGTTTGGCTTACTTGTTTCACTTGTTTCAGtttattttagcttattttttctcGCAGAACACTATTGAACAGCTGAAGCTACGCGGAACCAGTCGATACACAGCAGTTGTGTGTACCAGCGGAACGCTGTAAAACACGTTCCTATTTTCTTCGAGACTAAAAAAAAAACACATTCCTTGCATTTCGGGTGTGCCTTTATCATCACGCCCAGTCTGACCTGACCTGCGTCGGCGTCGTCCAGACCAGCAAGTCCCAAAAAAACCCCAAGCGGCAAACGAAAACCTCGGCCGCTCGCGTTCGCCTCGCCACCATCCGACCCAGCGCCCCCCTGCTCCCCGCCCCGCGCGAGCAGCGCCCTCGCACACGCGGACGCATGCGAGGCCACACCGCGCCTAGCTAGCCCCAAGTAGCAACCCCGCCCGGCAATGTCGCCGCCCCACTCGGCGCCCCACCACCCACCCCTCGCCGCCGGGGACGCCAAGAAGCAGCCACACCTCGGGGCCAACCCCACCCCCAACAAGAAGGCCTCCTGCTTCGGCGGCGGGGGCGACCATCACCCCAAGAAGCCCGGCCCCTCCGCAGCCAAGCTCGCGCTCGCGTCCTTCCTcgccgtcatcctcctcctcgccgccgacGCCTCCCTTACCGGCGCCGGCGCGCACCCCCGCCTGCGGCAGCAGTACCTGCattacgtcggcgtcggcgttggcggcggaggcggaggcggcaccGACTCGCTCTCGTGGCTCTCCGTGCCGGACCGCCCCAACTTCACCGACGACCTACTCGCGCGGTGGCTCGCGCCCGGGGGCTCCCCGTGCCGGGACGCGCGCACGGCGAACATCTCCGTCGGGGTTCTCGACGACGCCGCGGCGAGGGGGGAGGCCACCACTCTCGGCGCGGGCCAGATCCACGAGGTCACGTTCTGGGCGCTGGACGAGGCCGGGCAGCGCCGCTGCCTCGGCGGGGACTACTTTGAGGTCGACCTCTCCGGGGACGCCTGGAAGTCGCGGCCCCCCATCGTGGACCACGGCGACGGCTCCTACTCCTTCCGCCTCCAGGTCGCGCCGCGCTTCGCCGTGGGGGAGTTCCGCCTCACCGTCGTCCTCCTCTTCCGCAGCTTCGAGGGGCTCAAGTTCTCCTCCTCGAGGTTCAAGTACCGCGCCGAGCTGCGCCGCATCCCCCTCCTGTTCCGACCGGACAAGAACGCGTCCCTGCCGGCGCTGGAGACGTGCCGCGCCGCGGACTTCTCTCGCGATGTCTGGTCGGGACGGTGGACGCGGCTTGCCAAGAACGACAACTGCGAGGACGTCGACGCCGCGGGGCGGTACCGGTGCCTGGAGCCGGACCACCCGTGCGAGGCACCGTGGTGCGACGGGCCGCTCGGCGCGCTGGAGAGCAACGGCTGGGTGTACTCGGCGCACTGCTCCTTCAAGCTCTTTGCGGCCGATGTGGCGTGGCGGTGCCTTGACGGCAAGTGGGTCTTCTTCTGGGGCGACTCCAACCACGTCGACACCATCCGGAACCTCCTCACCTTCGTCCTCGGCATCACGGATACGTCTGCCGTGACGCGCCGGTTCGATGCAGTGTTCACCAATCCCAGTGGCGGGGCAGAGACTGTGAGGATCACGAGCATCTTCAACGGCCACTGGAACATGAGCATGAACTATCTCGGCTTGCATTCCCTCCGGAACAGAGGGTTTCGGCAGCTCATCCGGTCCTACTTCATGTCGGGTGATCGTGTCCCAGACGTCGTGGTTCTGAACTCTGGCCTGCACGATGGCTGCTACTGGACGAGCGTCCGCGCCTACGCGCAGGGTGCGGATTTTGCAGCACAGTTCTGGTCCGGAGTCATGGACAAAGTCCGGGCTCGTGGGCATGCAGTGCCTAGGGTGTTCTACCGGTCGACGATTGCCACTGGGGGCTATGCTAGGGACCTGGCATTCAATCCAAACAAGATGGAGGCGTTCAATGGTGTGCTCGTTGAGAAGATGAGGCAGTACGGGGTGCTCACTGGTGGAGTGATCGACAATTTTGACATGACATTCCCATGGCACTACGACAACCGTTGCAATGACGGTGTGCACTACGGGCGTGCACCAGCGAGGCTAGTGTGGCGGGATGGCAAGATCGGGCACCAGTACTTCGTGGACCTGATGCTGGGGCATGTGCTCCTCAATGCCATCTGCAATGGATGAGAATTGCTGGTTACATGTTCTGTAAGTTTCTGGTGCTCCAATTGTGTAAACTGAAATAGGATGGTTAGGGGACTCAATTTGTG harbors:
- the LOC136517874 gene encoding uncharacterized protein; the encoded protein is MSPPHSAPHHPPLAAGDAKKQPHLGANPTPNKKASCFGGGGDHHPKKPGPSAAKLALASFLAVILLLAADASLTGAGAHPRLRQQYLHYVGVGVGGGGGGGTDSLSWLSVPDRPNFTDDLLARWLAPGGSPCRDARTANISVGVLDDAAARGEATTLGAGQIHEVTFWALDEAGQRRCLGGDYFEVDLSGDAWKSRPPIVDHGDGSYSFRLQVAPRFAVGEFRLTVVLLFRSFEGLKFSSSRFKYRAELRRIPLLFRPDKNASLPALETCRAADFSRDVWSGRWTRLAKNDNCEDVDAAGRYRCLEPDHPCEAPWCDGPLGALESNGWVYSAHCSFKLFAADVAWRCLDGKWVFFWGDSNHVDTIRNLLTFVLGITDTSAVTRRFDAVFTNPSGGAETVRITSIFNGHWNMSMNYLGLHSLRNRGFRQLIRSYFMSGDRVPDVVVLNSGLHDGCYWTSVRAYAQGADFAAQFWSGVMDKVRARGHAVPRVFYRSTIATGGYARDLAFNPNKMEAFNGVLVEKMRQYGVLTGGVIDNFDMTFPWHYDNRCNDGVHYGRAPARLVWRDGKIGHQYFVDLMLGHVLLNAICNG